The genome window GAGAAGTTGGGTCATGAAGTTGCCGTTCTCACGGGAAAACCTAACTATCCGGATGGCGCCATCTTCAAAGGTTATCAAGTTTCCGGTGTTCAAACTGAAAAGTTCGGGAAAGATATAGATATCTATCGTGTCCCTCTTCGTCCCCGTGGACGCGGAGGAGCGAAAAATCTTGCTCTTAATTATTTGTCCTTTGCTTTCTTTGCGTCGGTTCTTGGTCCCTGGATCCTGAGAAAACGAAAATTCGATGTTATTTTTGTATTCGCGCCATCTCCGATTACGGCAACAATTCCTGCGATTGTGCTTAAGTTTTTTAAAAGGTCTACTCTGGCTTTATGGGTGTTGGATCTGTGGCCTGAAAGCCTCGTCGTCACGAAATTTGTAAAAAACCGCATCATTCTAAAAGCAGTTGAAGTGATGGTTCGGATTATCTACCGATGTTGTGATCTGATCTTGGCGCAGTCAGAGCGTTTTATTGCGCCTATTAAAAGTCTCGCAGGCGGAACTGAAGTCCTTTATTATCCTAATTCATTTAAGAGAGTTGCAAATCGCGAAATGTTGGCGCTTCCGGATGAAGCGGAGAAAGTTCTTCGTGAGAACTTCTGTGTCGTGTTTGCCGGAAACATCGGCAAGGCTCAGTCTGTGGAGACTATTGTCGATGCAGCAAAATATTTAAAAGATATCAAAGATCTCAAACTTGTCCTGGTGGGGAGCGGAAGTATGCTTTCCTGGGTGCAAGATATGAAGAAAGAGCACCGTCTCGATAATCTAGAATGTTTGGGACGTTTCGATATTAGTTACATTCCAACGATCTACGCTAAATCCAAAGTGCTCATGCTGACTCTAAACTCGGACGAAATATTGCAATACACCTTGCCATGGAAAACGCAGTCGTACATGGCCGCAGGAAAGCCCATCGTTGGCGCCATCGACGGTGAAGGTGCGCGGATTATTCTCGAATCTCAATGTGGTCTTGTAGGGCCTGCCGAGAACGGAAAGACGCTGGCAGAGAATATACGTCAAATGCATGCGATGGCTCCGGAGAAGCTACAGGCGATGGGAACTTCTGGATTCAACTATTTTGAAAAAAATTTCGAAATGGTTGCGCAAGTCAAAAGACTCTTAGGGATTTTTTCAGAGAGAACTAAGTAACAAGCTCTCTCAGTCCTTCTCTTGTTGAATACTTCGCTGTGTATCCTAACTTCTTATTGCTTATGCTACTGTCCATAGCAAGTGAACCGAAAAGCCGTAAAGAGAGTTTTTTTGAGGCCTTGAAAATCAGATTTAATAAAACCGTGGGGATGGAAAAAAGAATGATTTTTCTATCCATGGCTCCCGCGATCTCTTTAACGAGCGTGCTGATCGAAACGGCCTCAGCATCCTGTGGTAGAAGGATTCCAGGTGCCTTCTTTTCGACAGTCAAAGCGATGAAGTGACAGAGATTCCCGACGAAAACGATACTTCTTCTATTCTTCGTATAGTCCAAAGGCAGAAGAGGGCAGAGTTTAATAAGTTTTGCTAAGCTTACGATATTGCCTTTGGCACCTTTGCCGTAGACCATCGGAGGACGAATAATCGACACCGTGAAGTCATTGGATTGCACCGTTAACAAGAATTCCTCCGCCGCTAATTTGCTTCGCCCATAAGGATCATGCGGGTGACAGACGGTCTCTTCAGTAAGCCTTGTTTGATGATCTGTGAGGCTTCCAGAGTCGCCATAAACGTGCGCTGTGCTAATAAAGATAAAATGTTTTACGCCTTCTTGTTTCGCTTTTTCTGCAAGAGCTTTTGTCAATTCATAGTTGACCTTAAAGTACTCTTGCTCGGGAGCGCCTTGCATTTGATGAACTAAGGCCGCACAGTGAACCAGACTGTCATGTCCTGCAAAGGACGTCGATTCTAAGGGAAGTTTGCGAAGATCCAAACAAGTGATGTCGAAGTCATTCCCATGACGCTTTAAAAAATTACTTCCAACAAAACCAGTGGATCCCGTAAGCAGAACTTTTTTAATCATGACATCCTAGTGGCTAACGCCATCACGTTTTAGAACTTTAAGTACTGTAAGAAAAAGAATTTTAATATCTAAAGAGACAGAGTAATTCTCGAGGTAATATTTATCAAATTCAACTTTCACCGGTATGGGCAGCTCATCTCTGCCGTTCACTTGAGCCCAACCTGTTATACCAGGCTTCAGCTTTTGAACTCCGTATTGTGTGCGGAGAT of Bdellovibrio bacteriovorus contains these proteins:
- a CDS encoding NAD-dependent epimerase/dehydratase family protein, whose translation is MIKKVLLTGSTGFVGSNFLKRHGNDFDITCLDLRKLPLESTSFAGHDSLVHCAALVHQMQGAPEQEYFKVNYELTKALAEKAKQEGVKHFIFISTAHVYGDSGSLTDHQTRLTEETVCHPHDPYGRSKLAAEEFLLTVQSNDFTVSIIRPPMVYGKGAKGNIVSLAKLIKLCPLLPLDYTKNRRSIVFVGNLCHFIALTVEKKAPGILLPQDAEAVSISTLVKEIAGAMDRKIILFSIPTVLLNLIFKASKKLSLRLFGSLAMDSSISNKKLGYTAKYSTREGLRELVT
- a CDS encoding glycosyltransferase family 4 protein — encoded protein: MAQKLVPGFKMKVLVVSQYFMPETFIINELVEEMEKLGHEVAVLTGKPNYPDGAIFKGYQVSGVQTEKFGKDIDIYRVPLRPRGRGGAKNLALNYLSFAFFASVLGPWILRKRKFDVIFVFAPSPITATIPAIVLKFFKRSTLALWVLDLWPESLVVTKFVKNRIILKAVEVMVRIIYRCCDLILAQSERFIAPIKSLAGGTEVLYYPNSFKRVANREMLALPDEAEKVLRENFCVVFAGNIGKAQSVETIVDAAKYLKDIKDLKLVLVGSGSMLSWVQDMKKEHRLDNLECLGRFDISYIPTIYAKSKVLMLTLNSDEILQYTLPWKTQSYMAAGKPIVGAIDGEGARIILESQCGLVGPAENGKTLAENIRQMHAMAPEKLQAMGTSGFNYFEKNFEMVAQVKRLLGIFSERTK